The stretch of DNA AATTTTACTGTTAATTtgtccagttgttcaaacaccTATCTTCATCTCTTGGCTTTTAATGTCTCCAGCTGTATTGAATTTTCTCTTGGtcaaaagtgattttaatattcACTAATAATAATCAACAATCAGGAAACATAATTTTTATTCGAAATTTTTAATAATCTGGTTTCAGTGGTATTTCATAGTTCTGGGTCAGTTAGTGATAGTAGTTTAGAGTGACTCTCAAACATTTTCTGGAGTAGAGGCTAATGAACGCGAACAAACTCTTGGGTTCACTCGGTCTCTGTTATATTGCTATGGATGCTATAGAGAAAGTTTTAATCCATAAGTTTAAAATCGTAATTacctgaaaatgtcaaaatttaaAGGAGGAgtaatcttttaacacaaataGTTCATTCCTCGTTCGCACAGATGATTAAACAATGTTAACAAAACATTGCAGTAAACGTTAAAGGTCACTATTGTTTTGGCATATTAGTTTTACGCGCACAAAGGAAGGAAATACCTTTAATCTCTGGGCACTAAAAAATATCCCGACAGGACTTAAAAGCAGCGATTCTTGAGAAGGAGATTGATTTTGGTATTTCAACAACaagaaagtcaagaaaaaaGCCACCACTCGATGCCTCACATGTAAATTTTTGCAGGCCTAATAAAGCTCAATTGTTGAGAGGCAAATGATGCACGTTGATGAACAATATCATCACCTTATTGTTAGACTACTCGTCGCCTTTGGAAGTCTGGTGGTCCCACGAGAAGACCACTGACGAGAAACATTCCCCAGCGAACAGTTTGAACAGTGACAGTATGGTATCCTGGCTCTACTCTTGTACCGATAGTATTTAGTTGATTGCTTCCAAAAACTGATTTTGAATCAATGTAAATTGCGCTACCCTCTTTGCTATCAAGCCACACCTTGGCTTTACCTCCGCTTCCGGACGTCCGAGTAACAATAGTCACTGACCGTGAGCTTGGGGACTGGGAATTAGTCGGCCGAACATGAAAACCAAACTTGAGAATGTTGCCTCTGTTCCATGTTCCCCAGCCCCCTTGCGCGTCTGTGCGTAAATCGGAAGTCACCAGAgcttttgcattttttgttgCACGTTTGCTATGGTATAGAGTAAAGCCTTCGTTGTAAATAATATCAATTTGGAGGGTAGGGTGTGGCAGATCCGTAAAGGCATTAGGTGTTATCCCGGTCCAGCATAAAGGTTCCGTTAAGGCTTCGGTTTCGCGCTTAATGAAGAACAAGTCTGGCAACTGCAAAGGGATAACCTCCTCGATTTTTAAATGCTTCTCTACGTCATTTAACAAGTCACTGAAAACACCGCGCACGTACTGAATCATCAACATGGCAATTAGAGCATGCGCTTTGACTCCTATGTGCCGGCCATCAGAGCCTGCGAAATTAGTAATCGCTGCTTTCCATCTTCCATTTTCCCGCCGACATAAAACTTCCTTTAAACTAAAAGACGTTATTCTATAATGATGAGCAAGCTTGGTTTGTCCGAAATCTTCCAAATTGGTGCACGAAGGGTTAAAGATTTTCTTCGTTACCGGATCGAGTCCAATACCGCTGACTAAGTTAATGTATAGCACTGCGGGCGCCGACGTTTCCGCAAGGACTTGACGCGTTAATTGCTCCAGCGACTCGGCTTTGCTACGAGTGTTGTAATTTATGGAGGCTTCCGTCAAAACAATATCAAACTTTGTGTGTTTCGGTATAAACGTGTTATAACAATACGCAAAAAAGTAACTACCCGTTCCTCCAATAGTCACTTGGAATTCTTTCATAAACGCTTTTGTTACCCTGCCAATAGTGTTATTCCACCAATTCGTGAAAACTTTATAAAACAAACCGTCTAGACTTCCCTCGTCCACTCCTAGTTTTCCTCCGGCACTGTTTGAGCCTCCAATCACCAATAAATTGATTTGTCCTCCGTTCAGAGCCTTTATCAAAACATTCCGCAATCGAGTGGGATCACCAGTTTGAATAGCTTTTGACATCAAATCGGCATTTAGCTGTAAATCACTCAATTCAACCCATTTCGACTTGTACATCCAAAAATTAAATGGATTGTTACCTAACTGTGTCATAACTTCTTTCTTCTCATAAGATTGTCTGAGCTTGCTGTCCGACCGATGTCCTGTGGAATTTGGCTCATTATTGCTATTGTGAAAGTAGGACGAGAATCCTTGAGACACAAAAGTGATATTCAAAGTTCCTGACACAAAACAAAGTTCCTTGAAAACGGTGAACACCAAAACTGACAGACTCAGATACGGTGTGAAGAGCCACATGGTCCTTCTGTTCTCAATCTGTCTGGAGAGAAATCAATTGCTTTGTTATAAAACTTAAAATGTATTGTTAAATGCTTCACTGGTTTCTTTCAAAAGAGCACCAGCCTTAACCGGCAACATTAACAATTGTTCAGAGCATATACTTACGTTATATTTAGTAATTTATCACGGCTTTTGTTCTTAATATTTCCACTGCCCTGTCGAAAGAATTACTTTTGTCGCTCAAGGAAAGGTTTAGCCACTAGATTCTGGTGTAATGTGTTGGCAGTAACCTTGGTCCATACATCATTGATCAAGGACAGTGGCTTAGGTACATAAGCACTTAAACCTGGGAGAGCAGGGGAGGGGTTGTTAATGATTATATAAGGATGTTGTTTTTCAAGCGAagatcaatttaattttttacagTGACTGCAAAAATtgtcgcgcgctcattggctaatttttattgtcaataagcggacagacacataaaattataatttatgcgataatgacgcgatattgctcgcgtcagattgaagtttctcgcatttttgtctcgcgttcttttcgtgttttgagttaagattgacccctctgcctttttgctATTgtagaaaaacaaattgatgtcagtttttcatgcgtctgtcctgttattgacaaagTAGTCTGTGGATGTTaagacgaaattcatgatcaatgacaggacagacgcatgaaaaataaattaatgaccCCAGACATGAGTGTGAGTTTGGTGTGAAATAATACCCGACGGATTTAGTCTGCAGACCAGTGGGGCACTGTTCATCAAGACCCGTGAGTTCTTGTAGCTAATAGCGTTTGTGGAGTTTCtacgaattgttttttttttttttttgcggaattaatttacctttattcctcgtgttttttattctttgtccTAGTCTCGGGACGTCAAAACACCTCATCCATTGTTAactaatttcaaaattttgagaCACAGCAATGGCTAATGATGAAAGTAGCGGGAAATTATTCAAGAACGACAGAAAAGCTAGAGAAGCAATGTAATTCAGGAAGAGAGTAGGTAGGAAGCAGTTTTGTTCATTTAGtctaccaagagaaaatgaggggacagagaaggaggctcccggtccagcccttgggatatgtcatgtccacgaaagttatttttagacgagcggaagtcttccgagacgtccgcatgcaggccaacctcggtccgatgtttgaaagaaaatatatattcatcagccttccacgtgcgccatcattttctcatttcactaagaacctaagagcgaggcaagactgcatgcggacgtctcagaagacagagttccgctagaacaaagacttcttctcgtctaaaaataactttcgtggacataacatatcccggccaacgccttgagcctccctctctgtcccctcattttctcttgagtcTACGTAACGTTGCTTATGCTCGCGTCGCTGATTAAAACCAACATTAATAATGAACTATTTTTATCCCCAAACCAGGGTTTCAAACTGCACTCACTCGTGCCcttaaatcacaaaatgcactctCGTTCATACGCTTTCGTATAAATATTAACTGATCTAAAGGAAGAAGAGTGTAGGTggtttcacgtgacgtcatcgctgcCATGTGGGTGGACGAAATCTGTAATTAGCTCCCTTTGTTTGTCAACCAGCcgctgtacatgtacattgcagcatcgttatctgtgtctctacaTATTGGTTGCAAAACCTCCTAATTCAGTAGACCATGTCTTTTCGCGAAGTTAGGACAAATTTTCATATTAAAGACGATCGTTTTGAAGATAATCTATAACTTTGTAAAAAAAAGGACCTAAAACAATCCTTTTTAGTAAATAACATTGAAGTTTATATTTTTATACTGTTTTTATTCAGAATCACCTTATTTAGAACATTTCAAATATCAAACAATCGAGTTTGCCACGGCATTTCTTGAggactttaaagttcttaattcAATTGTCTGGTGTTAAGGCACGCTCGACCCTGAAGTGTTTTCCTATCACGGAATGTTTATttaattaagaactttaaagtccTCAAGAAAAGTCGTGGCAAACTCGATTGTTTGATATTTGAAATGCTcttgatcaaaaacaaaaaaccgaAACTTTTTACATGAATATTTTTACATCAATATCTTCATGTAATGTTTGCtaatttaattttctcacatcctaagtactataaatatgccttgccgttatttgttaatttgttcATTCGACAATaatgacatgaagtcgtcgaaacgttATGTTACTTTGCTTTCGTTTTTTCCTACTTAAATGCTTTTCGAAATcctagattattattattattattattattattattattattattattattattattattattattattagacttCCGTTCCAATCAAGAAGGCAAACTGCAACACCACTTAACAtctcaaggtttcttttttgcaaaTGTTATCAAGCACTCACTGTCATCTGTTAACTCTATTTGGTCGTCTGCCCAGTCTCATCTACCCAAGAACATCTACAATTTTATCACTCGCTACATCAATAACTCCCTCCCTACACGTACGAATATGACAAGATGGGGATTATCACAAAGTCctgattgctccttttgccttaaccctAAGCCACTCCTCCATATTGTCgctggttgtcaacattaccttgatcgcttcacctggagaaacgactcaattctcaacttcattgccaactcacttcaacctgtaattaatgatcgctcttcactctatgctgatgtcaatggctttccgagtccttcaattataactggtgacaATTATcgtccagggcccggttgttcgaaagccgattaccgtaatccaggattagcctgaacttttgtttcatgttttcaactttttggtgaaagtttcttttgcttattttcgtttttcaacattgacttcttctaatgtagaCTTTTggcgaatatcagcgttgaaaagcatttaggagtagagaaataaactcctttgttaatttttaatctgagattagcgttaatcggcttttgaacaacggggcccagatcttcttttcctaatacagtccaagtACCTAaatattctagaactaacggttggtttcgaatctaaccttaaaa from Montipora capricornis isolate CH-2021 chromosome 9, ASM3666992v2, whole genome shotgun sequence encodes:
- the LOC138016206 gene encoding uncharacterized protein, whose translation is MTQLGNNPFNFWMYKSKWVELSDLQLNADLMSKAIQTGDPTRLRNVLIKALNGGQINLLVIGGSNSAGGKLGVDEGSLDGLFYKVFTNWWNNTIGRVTKAFMKEFQVTIGGTGSYFFAYCYNTFIPKHTKFDIVLTEASINYNTRSKAESLEQLTRQVLAETSAPAVLYINLVSGIGLDPVTKKIFNPSCTNLEDFGQTKLAHHYRITSFSLKEVLCRRENGRWKAAITNFAGSDGRHIGVKAHALIAMLMIQYVRGVFSDLLNDVEKHLKIEEVIPLQLPDLFFIKRETEALTEPLCWTGITPNAFTDLPHPTLQIDIIYNEGFTLYHSKRATKNAKALVTSDLRTDAQGGWGTWNRGNILKFGFHVRPTNSQSPSSRSVTIVTRTSGSGGKAKVWLDSKEGSAIYIDSKSVFGSNQLNTIGTRVEPGYHTVTVQTVRWGMFLVSGLLVGPPDFQRRRVV